From Astyanax mexicanus isolate ESR-SI-001 chromosome 11, AstMex3_surface, whole genome shotgun sequence, the proteins below share one genomic window:
- the LOC103038625 gene encoding putative methyltransferase DDB_G0268948 — MSFRMFEEKDHAALYQQYRMTPPKEIKELILQYLDKKKGPPHELAVDLGCGTGQNTRLLSPHFQKVVGIDVSESQVEVAKTVPGFTNLSYRAGPAEELPFPDASVDLLTAASAAHWFDAEPFLKEATRVLKPRGCMALFGYLDTYDLHYGSCGDRLNTIYEEMKKSMLPYSSGRVSVSNSKLQELYEAISFPEKDRIEVIPVKEEVTVNNIVGLLKTHSTFQAYHRADPQGAANLIESTMARFLKEMGVTSTETKLEIRLEYFCVLACKPQ; from the exons ATGAGCTTCAGGATGTTCGAGGAGAAGGACCACGCTGCCCTGTACCAGCAGTACCGCATGACTCCTCCCAAAGAGATAAAGGAGCTTATACTGCAGTACCTGGACAAAAAG AAAGGTCCTCCTCATGAGCTGGCAGTGGACCTGGGGTGCGGTACAGGGCAGAACACTCGTCTGCTCTCCCCTCACTTCCAGAAGGTGGTGGGCATCGATGTCAGTGAGAGTCAGGTGGAAGTAGCCAAGACTGTTCCAGGGTTTACCAACCTCAGCTACAG AGCAGGTCCAGCGGAGGAGCTGCCGTTCCCTGACGCCTCTGTGGATTTGCTGACTGCAGCGTCTGCGGCCCACTGGTTTGATGCTGAGCCTTTCCTCAAAGAGGCCACCCGGGTTCTGAAGCCTCGCGGCTGCATGGCTCTGTTTGGGTATTTGGACACTTACGATCTGCACTACGGCTCTTGTGGGGATCGACTCAATACCATCTACGAGGAG aTGAAGAAGTCTATGCTGCCCTACAGTAGCGGTAGAGTGTCAGTGTCCAACAGTAAACTGCAGGAGTTATATGAAGCTATTTCCTTTCCTGAGAAAGACAG GATTGAAGTCATTCCAGTGAAGGAGGAAGTGACCGTTAACAACATAGTTGGTCTTTTGAAGACTCACTCCACCTTCCAAGCCTACCACAGAGCAGATCCCCAAGGTGCAGCCAATCTAATAGAGTCAACAATGGCCAG GTTCCTGAAGGAGATGGGAGTCACATCAACGGAAACCAAGCTCGAGATCAGACTGGAGTACTTCTGTGTGCTGGCATGTAAACCACAGTAA